The following proteins come from a genomic window of Crassostrea angulata isolate pt1a10 chromosome 1, ASM2561291v2, whole genome shotgun sequence:
- the LOC128181169 gene encoding BTB and MATH domain-containing protein 38-like produces MTDASVLRDFTQPDELSDLTLVIGGTPLHVHKQYLAEWSPVWRQMFLEECSSPQGLQEIAMPDKSLQEVTELLHCIYSTQKPISDANVRFLLELSDEFKINRVKERCEQFLKNQECSLGNLVIAEKYNLRSLYKRCMEHAKTKTLEELDSSVECKKLSQKTLLKIYHDKIEMLRDYSKDLTQKDRQTLKDCDTLKMEKENMKRSLQSIQVLWESPSKRCFRHIADSAFNYSCADCNEKIYFEVRKLCGEGQHLRRYFPKQLDKKSST; encoded by the exons ATGACAGATGCGTCAGTGTTACGAGACTTCACTCAGCCAGACGAGTTGAGTGACCTTACGCTTGTCATCGGTGGTACCCCCCTCCATGTACACAAACAGTACCTGGCTGAGTGGTCTCCAGTGTGGCGCCAGATGTTCCTGGAGGAATGCTCCAGCCCCCAGGGTCTACAGGAAATAGCAATGCCGGACAAAAGTTTACAAGAAGTTACAGAACTGCTCCATTGCATCTACTCTACACAAAAACCTATATCAG ATGCAAATGTgagatttttattggaactttccgatgaattcaaaataaatcgTGTGAAAGAACGCTGTGAACAATTTCTGAAAAATCAGGAGTGTTCCCTTGGAAATTTAGTCATCGCAGAGAAATACAACCTCCGATCCCTCTACAAACGTTGCATGGAGCATGCCAAAACCAAAACTCTGGAAGAACTGGACTCGAGTGTTGAGTGCAAAAAGCTGTCCCAAAAGACACTGTTAAAGATATATCATGACAAGATCGAGATGCTACGGGATTATTCAAAAGACTTGACGCAGAAGGACAGACAGACGTTAAAAGACTGCGACACACTAAAGATGGAGAAAGAGAACATGAAGAGAAGTCTACAGAGTATACAGGTACTCTGGGAGTCTCCCAGCAAGAGGTGCTTCAGGCACATTGCAGACAGCGCATTCAATTACAGCTGTGCAGACTGCAATGAAAAGATTTACTTTGAAGTGCGAAAGTTGTGTGGCGAGGGGCAGCATCTCAGGAGATACTTCCCTAAACAGTTGGACAAGAAGTCATCGACTTAG
- the LOC128169756 gene encoding aspartate aminotransferase-like — protein MTDLVRTDLAEYAPASNLLFNEHIRDLIQSGRKIYHFAFGQSPFPVVESAVQALKDHAGENAYLPVAGLKQLRQAICDFHQKYDGFDDLDPEEIVVGPGSKELIYLVMHVFNGDVLVISPSWTTYKPQARLAHHEPFVIETGLEDAWKISPKIIDDFVNKNQLKKNRLLILNNPDNPTGTCYTATELQELSNTFRKHNIIVLSDEIYSRIRYDQKHVSLAKFYPEGTIISTGLSKWASAGGWRLGYNMYPKQLSDLRRAVRSAASHTYTSAPSPVQYAATEMFQNLDLCDSYIKHCSRILDAVGSYCYWELTSVGVKAVKPTAGYYIFPDFEVIKENLKRRGIKTCEEMCKAILDECGVAVMAGGPAFLRPVDELTTRLCYVPFDGGNALSYSRSLGMDKDLPENFVKDYCTPVYDGIQALKKWVLDQKSH, from the exons ATGACAGACCTGGTCAGGACGGATTTAGCCGAGTATGCCCCTGCCTCCAATCTTTTGTTCAACGAACATATACGGGACTTGATTCAGTCTGGGAGAAAGATTTACCATTTTGCGTTTGGACAGTCGCCTTTTCCAGTCGTGGAATCGGCCGTGCAGGCATTGAAGGACCATGCTGGGGAAAATGCCTATCTCCCCGTAGCAG GGCTGAAGCAGCTGCGACAAGCAATATGCGATTTTCACCAGAAATATGATGGATTTGATGACCTTGACCCTGAGGAGATCGTGGTGGGACCCGGGAGTAAGGAGCTGATCTACCTGGTTATGCACGTCTTCAATGGAG ACGTTTTAGTGATATCTCCGTCTTGGACAACTTACAAACCACAGGCCCGCCTAGCTCACCACGAACCGTTCGTGATAGAGACGGGTCTAGAGGACGCCTGGAAAATCTCGCCAAAGATAATTGACGAT TTTGTGAACAAGAACCAACTGAAAAAGAACCGACTTCTGATTCTAAATAACCCCGACAATCCAA CCGGAACATGTTATACTGCGACAGAACTACAGGAGCTAAG cAATACGTTTAGGAAACATAATATCATTGTGCTGTCGGACGAAATCTACTCCAGAATTCGATACGACCAAAAGCACGTGTCCCTAGCTAAG TTTTACCCAGAAGGAACCATTATAAGTACCGGGCTGTCTAAATGGGCCAGTGCTGGGGGATGGAGG CTGGGATACAACATGTACCCCAAGCAGTTATCGGACCTAAGACGAGCCGTAAGGAGTGCTGCTAGCCACACCTACACCTCTGCCCCCTCACCTGTACAATATGCTGCCACGGAG ATGTTCCAGAATTTAGACCTGTGTGACAGTTACATCAAACACTGCTCAAGGATTCTGGACGCCGTTGGATCTTATTGTTACTG GGAGTTGACCTCTGTGGGGGTCAAGGCCGTTAAGCCAACTGCTGGATACTACATATTCCCTGACTTTGAGGTAATCAAGGAGAACCTCAAGAGGCGAGGAATCAAGACTTGTGAGGAGATGTGCAAAGCGATACTAGACGAGTGCGGAGTCGCC GTGATGGCTGGTGGTCCAGCTTTTCTGCGACCAGTGGATGAACTAACCACCAGGCTTTGTTATGTTCCTTTTGATGGTGGAAATGCTTTGAGCTACAGCAGAAGTTTAGGAATGGACAAAGATTTGCCAGAAAATTTTGTCAAGGACTATTGTACACCTGTGTATGACGGTATCCAG GCACTTAAGAAATGGGTATTAGACCAGAAATCGCACTAA
- the LOC128169865 gene encoding histone acetyltransferase type B catalytic subunit-like, which yields MAGLTKNKYDVYKCSANDAIHFKLVRKEEDLDDDKSTFLPEMTHQVFGENESIFGYKDLTVEMYYTAAKLTPFINLQYITKIVPELHEGLQPDDVIGKLQEVIPPGFLTSRDAFINSIPKDAEFKPYGKLVHSFTVHKEGRDRQFEIYKTGIEAPGFRDYHEKLQTFILFFIDAASFIDVDDERWQFFLLFEKYKYNGNPMYAVAGYMTIYNYYAYPEKVRPRVSQVLVLPPFQRMGLCAEMLQTFYNDAYRRKEVLDITVEDPSENFQRVRDFVDVKNCQGLSSFQPSKLLKGFSEEMQKEAREKFKLNRRQARRVYEILRLKATDMSDKEQYKSYRLDMKKRLNAPFQKNGRDFDKLKNVLRPDEFSATLSSITEDQRHQYLESTFQENVETYRKVIDRLATH from the exons ATGGCGG gtttgacaaaaaataaatatgatgtaTATAAATGCTCAGCAAACGACGCCATACATTTCAAGCTTG tgagaAAAGAAGAAGACCTTGATGATGATAAGTCAACATTTCTTCCAGAGATGACACATCAAGTGTTTGGAGAAAA CGAGAGTATATTTGGATACAAAGACTTGACTGTAGAGATGTATTACACTGCTGCCAAGTTGACCCCATTCATAAATCTACAGTACATCACAAAAATTGTTCCAGAATTACACGAAGGACTCCAG CCTGATGATGTCATCGGGAAGCTTCAGGAGGTCATTCCCCCTGGCTTTCTGACCAGCAGAGATGCCTTCATTAATTCGATACCTAAAGATGCTGAATTTAAACCCTATGGAAAACTTGTGCATTCATTTACAGTTCACAAAG AGGGAAGAGACAGGCAATTTGAAATCTACAAGACGGGTATTGAAGCCCCAGGTTTCCGTGATTACCATGAGAAATTACAAACATTCATCTTGTTCTTTATTGATGCTGCCTCATTCATAGATGTGGATGATGAGCGATGGCAGTTCTTTTTGCT ATTTGAGAAATATAAGTACAATGGAAATCCAATGTATGCTGTAGCTGGATACATGACCATATACAATTATTATGCTTACCCAGAGAAAGTGCGCCCTAGAGTCAG TCAAGTGCTAGTCCTGCCCCCGTTCCAGAGGATGGGTCTGTGTGCTGAGATGCTGCAGACCTTCTACAACGACGCATACAGGAGAAAGGAGGTGCTGGACATCACAG TTGAGGATCCATCAGAAAACTTTCAGAGAGTGAGAGATTTTGTGGATGTCAAGAATTGCCAGGGTCTTTCATCATTTCAGCCATCAAAACTCCTCAAAGGTTTCTCAGAAGAAATGCAGAAGGAGGCCAGGGAAAAATTCAAACTCAATAGG AGACAAGCTAGAAGGGTGTACGAGATTTTGCGGTTGAAGGCAACGGACATGAGTGACAAAGAACAGTACAAGTCATACCGACTGGATATGAAGAAGAGGCTCAATGCTCCATTTCAG AAAAATGGTCGAGATTTTGACAAACTCAAGAATGTTCTACGTCCAGATGAATTTTCCGCCACATTAAGCTCCATCACAGAGGATCAGAGACACCAGTATTTAGAGTCCACATTTCAGGAAAATGTAGAAACGTATCGAAAAGTTATAGATCGATTGGCAACACATTAA